The genome window TTTCTAGTGCAATTTTTGATTTTGCTGAAAAAAATATATTTTATAAAGATCCTCCAAATGTAATTTCATTAGGTTTTAAATCATTTGCTTCAGGTTTAATATTAAAGCATCCAAAACTTACCTTAACTCCATATCGGAAAGTTGTTGATACTCTGATTAGTGATCTAAATATGCGCGAGTTTTTTTATCATTTTTCAAGCTATGTTGGAATGAATCCGGATGAAGCACAGGGAGGTATTTTAAGCATAGCACATGTAGAATTAGTTTCTCCAGTTGTTTTTCCAAAAGGGGGGGTTTACCAAATTGCCTCCATTTTGGAACAGGAAGCGCTAAAAAATAAAGTAAAAATACATTTAAATTCGTTAATTTTATCTGCGCAATTAAAAAACATAAATAATCCATTAGAAGGTTGGAATATAGAGATTAAAAAAGATGATAAAACTCATTTAGCACATTATGACATTGTAATTTCAAATTCAGATCCATTTACAGCAGCATTTACATGGTTGAATAAAACTGATATTGCAAAAAATTATCTAGATAAAATTTCTAAAAATATGTATCGCCCATCCGAAAGTCAATTTGTTATATTATTTGACCTTTATGACGACATTGAATTGCATCATCATGTTAAAATATTTCCTGAGAGTTGGCGTGAAAGTTTTATTCAGGTTTGTGAATATAACCAACTACCAAGTGATCCTTGCATATATTTAGTTTGGCCACATGCTACAGATAAAAGTATTTCACCAAGAGTATTATTTATTTCAGCAATGGCACCAAATAATCTTTCAGGAATAAATTGGTCAAATGATTTTAGCTTGAAGTATGCAGAACAAATATTAGAAATATGCAGAAAACGATTGAAATATGCATTTAAAGGAAAAATCTTTAAAATGGTATCACCCCAAGAATTGGAAGATAGAGCAAACAGTTTCAAAGGTG of Pigmentibacter sp. JX0631 contains these proteins:
- a CDS encoding FAD-dependent oxidoreductase, encoding MGAGVSGLTVANLLVKQGFNVEIFESAERCGGKMFQYKNADGICWDTGPTLISLPQELNNLFLDLNISDIELLKLQTGSQLNFSDGTNWELPVGLDSIKNYFAKYSNKLRQEISDALEISSAIFDFAEKNIFYKDPPNVISLGFKSFASGLILKHPKLTLTPYRKVVDTLISDLNMREFFYHFSSYVGMNPDEAQGGILSIAHVELVSPVVFPKGGVYQIASILEQEALKNKVKIHLNSLILSAQLKNINNPLEGWNIEIKKDDKTHLAHYDIVISNSDPFTAAFTWLNKTDIAKNYLDKISKNMYRPSESQFVILFDLYDDIELHHHVKIFPESWRESFIQVCEYNQLPSDPCIYLVWPHATDKSISPRVLFISAMAPNNLSGINWSNDFSLKYAEQILEICRKRLKYAFKGKIFKMVSPQELEDRANSFKGGIYSACLKKFNPLAFHESGSTKYKNLYFVGAGIHPGAGVTMVIKSAKRIAQHISKNFK